One stretch of Tepiditoga spiralis DNA includes these proteins:
- the def gene encoding peptide deformylase: protein MNLEIRIIGDPILRKKAKEVVIFDENFKTIITDFFEKMYKWDGVGLAAPQAGISLRFFVMDDGEENGKKAVINPEILGFLGEDIDFEEGCLSIPNVYAHVIRKEGIKVRYQDVEGNVVEEELHGYTARVFQHETDHLNGILFTDRLSVVQKAKLKKELLRLGKEGKKKAKELGEVKL, encoded by the coding sequence ATGAATCTTGAAATAAGAATAATAGGTGATCCAATTTTAAGAAAAAAAGCTAAAGAAGTTGTTATTTTTGATGAAAATTTTAAAACTATAATAACAGATTTTTTTGAAAAAATGTATAAATGGGATGGTGTTGGACTTGCAGCACCACAAGCTGGAATATCTTTGAGATTTTTTGTTATGGATGATGGTGAAGAAAATGGAAAAAAAGCTGTTATTAATCCAGAAATACTTGGGTTTTTAGGAGAAGATATTGATTTTGAAGAAGGTTGTTTGAGTATACCAAATGTTTATGCTCATGTAATTAGAAAAGAAGGAATAAAGGTTCGTTATCAAGATGTGGAAGGGAATGTAGTTGAAGAAGAATTACATGGATATACAGCAAGAGTATTTCAACATGAAACAGATCATTTAAATGGAATTTTATTTACAGATAGATTGTCTGTAGTACAAAAAGCAAAGTTAAAAAAAGAGTTATTGAGATTGGGAAAAGAAGGAAAAAAGAAAGCAAAAGAATTAGGAGAAGTAAAGTTATGA
- the surE gene encoding 5'/3'-nucleotidase SurE translates to MNILISNDDGIMAPGISILKSFLEKDHNVFVVAPDVERSATGHAITVRNPLWAKDVMVNNKLFGKAVNGTPADCVKLGLEAIHKDINIDLVISGINRGPNLGTDVLYSGTVSAAIEGAMNGYPSIAVSSADFTNPNYETAAKIILDIIEKFDFKTVPEFTTLNINVPSISYDEIKGIKITRQSKRRYDDYFEARKDPFGNTYYWMLGNVVEDDNNNNSDYLAVNENYVSITPLTVFLTKKDYMKELKDILEVKYES, encoded by the coding sequence ATGAATATTTTAATATCAAATGATGATGGAATTATGGCTCCAGGAATTTCCATTTTAAAAAGTTTTTTAGAAAAAGATCATAATGTTTTTGTAGTTGCGCCCGATGTTGAAAGAAGTGCAACAGGACACGCTATAACTGTTAGAAATCCTTTATGGGCAAAAGATGTTATGGTAAATAACAAATTATTTGGTAAGGCTGTTAATGGAACTCCAGCAGATTGTGTTAAACTTGGTTTAGAAGCTATACATAAAGACATAAATATAGATTTAGTAATAAGTGGAATAAATAGAGGTCCAAATCTTGGAACTGATGTTTTATATTCTGGTACTGTATCGGCTGCAATAGAAGGTGCAATGAATGGATACCCTTCAATAGCTGTATCGAGTGCAGATTTTACTAATCCAAATTATGAAACAGCAGCAAAAATAATATTGGATATAATAGAAAAATTTGATTTTAAAACTGTACCAGAATTTACTACTTTAAATATAAATGTACCAAGTATATCTTATGATGAAATAAAAGGAATTAAAATAACAAGACAAAGTAAAAGACGTTATGATGATTACTTTGAAGCAAGAAAGGATCCATTTGGCAATACATATTATTGGATGCTTGGTAATGTAGTTGAAGATGATAATAACAATAATTCAGATTACTTAGCAGTAAATGAAAACTATGTTTCAATAACACCATTAACAGTTTTTTTAACAAAAAAGGATTATATGAAAGAATTAAAAGATATATTGGAGGTAAAGTATGAATCTTGA
- a CDS encoding OsmC family protein: MAEELIFKRQDKYHFFTKTKNGFEIHTDSKVGNGYEQTAATPMNHLLAGLAGCTGIDVVMILEKMHVELDDFQIRLQYDRKETHPKIYTNIKIIYEFTGKDLPMDKLEKAVNLSQNKYCSASAIFKESAEVTHEIIIKEA; the protein is encoded by the coding sequence ATGGCTGAAGAATTAATTTTTAAAAGACAAGATAAGTATCATTTTTTTACTAAAACAAAGAATGGATTTGAAATACATACAGATTCAAAAGTTGGAAATGGTTATGAACAAACTGCAGCAACTCCAATGAATCATCTTTTAGCTGGTCTAGCTGGTTGTACAGGAATAGATGTTGTAATGATACTTGAAAAAATGCATGTTGAATTAGATGACTTTCAAATAAGATTACAATATGATAGAAAGGAAACACATCCAAAAATATATACAAACATAAAGATAATATATGAATTTACTGGTAAAGACTTACCAATGGATAAATTAGAAAAAGCAGTGAATTTATCTCAAAATAAATATTGTTCAGCTTCTGCTATTTTCAAAGAAAGCGCAGAAGTAACACATGAGATAATAATCAAGGAGGCGTAG
- a CDS encoding Mrp/NBP35 family ATP-binding protein produces the protein MAGVNNINLVIEKANDRLKNVKKTIVVMSGKGGVGKSTVAVNLAVSLALEGRKVGLLDVDLHGPDVARMLGGREEYPYQVGEEVMPPEVNGIKFISMSHFLKDQSNPVVWRGPLKTGAIMQFVSDISWGELDYLVVDCPPGTGDESLTIFQNFKNIQGAVIVTTPSDVSQDDVEKAINFVKMMKHETLGLVENMSYFVCDECKKKHYIFGKGGAKKLAEKYNLEVLQEIPLNASLRENMDNGKPAAYFGTPEMVAPFTQLAKKIIAKSEI, from the coding sequence ATGGCTGGTGTTAATAACATTAATCTTGTTATAGAAAAAGCAAATGACAGATTAAAGAACGTAAAAAAAACAATAGTAGTAATGAGTGGTAAAGGTGGAGTTGGAAAATCAACAGTTGCAGTAAACTTAGCTGTTTCTCTTGCTCTTGAAGGTAGAAAAGTAGGATTATTAGATGTTGATTTACACGGTCCTGATGTTGCAAGAATGCTTGGAGGACGTGAAGAATATCCTTATCAAGTTGGAGAAGAAGTTATGCCTCCAGAAGTAAATGGGATAAAATTTATTTCCATGTCACACTTTTTAAAAGATCAAAGTAATCCTGTTGTATGGAGAGGTCCATTAAAAACAGGCGCAATAATGCAATTTGTTAGTGATATTTCATGGGGAGAATTAGATTATTTAGTAGTTGATTGTCCTCCAGGTACAGGAGATGAATCATTAACAATATTCCAAAATTTCAAAAATATTCAAGGTGCAGTCATAGTTACAACTCCTTCTGACGTTTCTCAAGACGATGTTGAAAAAGCAATTAACTTTGTAAAAATGATGAAACACGAAACATTAGGTCTTGTTGAAAATATGTCTTACTTTGTATGTGATGAATGTAAGAAAAAGCATTATATTTTTGGAAAAGGTGGAGCAAAAAAGCTTGCTGAAAAATATAACTTAGAAGTATTACAAGAAATACCATTAAATGCTTCACTTAGAGAAAATATGGATAATGGAAAACCTGCAGCATACTTTGGAACTCCTGAAATGGTTGCACCATTTACTCAACTTGCTAAAAAAATAATAGCCAAATCAGAAATATAA
- a CDS encoding class I SAM-dependent methyltransferase: MKKNREEEREEVVDLFSSDELYNLKVDEVIKILNEREKNSKPIEEEKEKIFEHYYTENPTSELTIKELTFVLHNSHIYKLKAPSGVYGKKRIDRASALLIENVEITGKKLLDIGCGYGVIGIVLKKENPNIEVFMSDINNRAVQFTKINAKDNNANVEVRSGYLFEPWKDEKFDMIISNPPIVAGKHVWMKLIEDGFKHLNTEGTMQLVAFHNKGGKRIKEYMKNIFGNVTDVVKSGGARVYKSVKED, translated from the coding sequence ATGAAAAAAAATAGAGAAGAAGAAAGAGAAGAAGTTGTTGATTTATTTAGTTCAGATGAATTATACAACTTAAAAGTCGATGAAGTAATAAAAATATTAAATGAAAGGGAAAAAAATTCAAAACCAATAGAAGAAGAAAAAGAAAAAATTTTTGAACATTACTATACAGAAAATCCTACATCTGAATTGACTATAAAAGAATTAACTTTTGTATTACATAATTCTCATATTTACAAATTAAAAGCTCCTTCTGGTGTTTACGGGAAAAAGAGAATTGATAGGGCCTCTGCATTGTTAATAGAAAATGTAGAAATAACTGGAAAAAAACTTTTAGATATAGGTTGTGGATATGGAGTAATAGGAATTGTTTTAAAAAAAGAAAATCCAAACATAGAAGTCTTTATGAGTGATATAAATAATAGAGCAGTTCAATTCACAAAAATAAATGCAAAAGACAATAATGCAAATGTTGAAGTAAGATCAGGATATTTATTTGAACCTTGGAAAGATGAAAAATTTGATATGATAATATCTAATCCCCCAATAGTTGCCGGTAAACATGTATGGATGAAATTAATTGAAGATGGATTCAAACATTTAAATACCGAAGGAACAATGCAACTCGTTGCATTTCATAATAAAGGTGGAAAAAGAATAAAAGAATATATGAAAAATATATTTGGAAATGTTACTGATGTTGTAAAATCTGGTGGTGCTAGAGTATATAAATCAGTAAAGGAAGATTAA
- a CDS encoding energy-coupling factor ABC transporter ATP-binding protein: MILKCENINYNYGKRKVINNVSLGIKKGQFTGIVGDNGSGKSTLMKILSGILFDYNGKVFFENEELNEKNRIKIGYIFQNPENQIVGVTIEEDVAFGMENMGVPRKEMIKKIQWALSIVGMSGFEKRDPNTLSGGQKQRLAIASILAMDPEVIFMDEPTTMLDPVGRLEVYTVIKKLVELKKTVVIASHHSQDLRDVERIIALKNGKIIFDGNKNNFYKTNKLNIEEPIEIRTKKILHMNYEELVNKLADRT, encoded by the coding sequence ATGATTTTAAAATGTGAAAATATAAATTACAATTACGGAAAAAGAAAAGTTATAAATAATGTTTCTCTTGGTATAAAAAAAGGTCAATTTACAGGAATAGTTGGAGATAATGGCAGTGGAAAATCAACTTTAATGAAGATACTTTCCGGAATACTATTTGATTATAATGGAAAAGTTTTTTTTGAAAATGAAGAACTAAATGAAAAAAACAGAATAAAAATTGGATACATCTTTCAAAATCCCGAAAATCAAATAGTTGGAGTTACAATAGAAGAAGATGTAGCTTTTGGAATGGAAAATATGGGTGTACCAAGAAAAGAAATGATAAAAAAAATACAATGGGCTTTGAGTATTGTTGGAATGTCTGGATTTGAAAAAAGAGACCCTAACACTCTTTCAGGTGGACAAAAACAAAGACTTGCAATAGCTTCTATTCTTGCAATGGATCCAGAAGTAATATTCATGGATGAACCAACTACTATGCTTGACCCAGTTGGTAGGCTTGAAGTTTACACTGTAATAAAAAAACTTGTAGAACTGAAAAAAACAGTTGTTATAGCCTCTCATCATTCACAAGATTTAAGGGATGTAGAAAGAATCATAGCTCTGAAAAATGGAAAAATAATCTTTGATGGAAATAAAAATAACTTTTATAAAACAAATAAATTAAATATAGAAGAACCAATAGAAATAAGAACAAAAAAAATATTACATATGAATTATGAAGAGTTGGTGAATAAACTTGCCGATAGAACTTGA
- a CDS encoding ATP-binding cassette domain-containing protein encodes MPIELENVSFSYGINTPFEKKALNEVNLKINEGELWLFIGHTGSGKSTLLNTLNGLIIPNGKVTVDTLQTNNKNTNMKELRKKVGIIFQYPESQFFLPTIAEEILYAPKNFDVDLKKEEIKFYMDIVGLPYDYLNRSPFSLSGGEMRKVAIISVLSYNPKYIIFDEPTVGLDYSTRKSVFNTVKKLNNMGKTIILSTHWISEFLELKPLVAIMKNSNLIFKGKFDDFIKLDQNFLSEAGIIFDEKLELYKKALLKNDKLKDKIAML; translated from the coding sequence TTGCCGATAGAACTTGAGAACGTTAGCTTTAGTTATGGAATAAACACACCCTTTGAAAAAAAAGCCTTAAATGAAGTTAATTTAAAAATAAATGAAGGAGAGCTATGGTTATTTATTGGACATACTGGTTCTGGAAAGAGTACACTTTTAAATACTTTAAATGGGTTAATAATTCCAAATGGAAAAGTTACTGTAGATACCCTTCAAACAAATAATAAAAATACTAATATGAAAGAACTTAGAAAAAAAGTTGGAATAATATTTCAATATCCAGAATCTCAATTTTTTTTACCAACAATAGCTGAAGAAATTCTTTATGCACCTAAAAATTTTGATGTTGATTTGAAAAAAGAAGAAATAAAATTTTATATGGATATAGTTGGATTACCTTATGATTACTTAAATAGAAGTCCTTTTAGTTTATCTGGTGGAGAAATGAGAAAAGTAGCAATAATATCTGTTTTATCATATAATCCAAAATACATCATCTTTGATGAACCAACAGTTGGACTAGATTATTCAACAAGAAAATCTGTTTTTAATACAGTAAAAAAATTAAACAATATGGGAAAGACTATAATTTTATCAACACATTGGATAAGTGAATTCTTAGAATTAAAACCATTAGTTGCAATCATGAAAAACTCAAACTTAATTTTTAAAGGAAAGTTTGATGATTTTATAAAGTTAGATCAAAACTTTCTTTCTGAAGCAGGAATAATTTTTGATGAAAAATTAGAGCTATATAAAAAAGCTTTATTAAAAAATGACAAATTAAAGGATAAAATAGCAATGTTATAA
- a CDS encoding electron transfer flavoprotein subunit alpha/FixB family protein has translation MPLINEITIKEYKDVWVFAEQRDNKLMPVVYELLGEGKKISEKMNSNLCAVLVGDNVEFLCDELIKYGAKKVYLIEDVLLKNYTTDGYSRVISNLINEKKPEVFLIGATHIGRDLAPRISAKIDTGLTADCTILEVDEDKKLLQTRPAFGGNIMATIICPKHRPQMATVRPGVMKKAEINNENNGEIIKINANICCKDIRTEVLKVIKQKSTTLDITEAEIVVAGGRGLGKPEGFKLIEKLAEKLNGVVGASRAVVDSEWIDSSHQVGQTGKTVRPKIYIACGISGAIQHIAGMKDSECIIAINKDKYAPIFKVADYGIVGDLYEVIPELIKELN, from the coding sequence ATGCCTTTAATTAATGAAATAACTATAAAAGAATATAAAGATGTGTGGGTATTTGCAGAACAAAGAGATAACAAATTAATGCCTGTTGTTTATGAACTTCTTGGTGAAGGGAAAAAAATTTCAGAAAAAATGAATTCTAATCTTTGTGCTGTTTTAGTTGGAGATAATGTAGAGTTTTTATGTGATGAATTAATAAAATATGGTGCGAAAAAGGTTTATTTAATTGAAGATGTTTTATTAAAAAATTATACAACAGATGGTTATTCGAGAGTAATATCTAATTTAATAAATGAAAAAAAGCCAGAAGTTTTTTTAATAGGAGCAACACATATTGGAAGAGACTTAGCTCCAAGAATTTCTGCAAAGATTGATACAGGTTTAACTGCTGATTGTACTATTTTAGAAGTTGATGAGGATAAGAAATTACTTCAAACAAGACCAGCATTTGGTGGAAATATAATGGCTACAATAATTTGTCCTAAGCATAGACCTCAAATGGCAACAGTTAGACCAGGTGTTATGAAAAAAGCTGAAATAAATAATGAAAATAATGGTGAAATAATAAAAATAAATGCAAATATTTGTTGTAAGGATATAAGAACAGAAGTTTTAAAAGTAATAAAACAAAAGTCAACAACTCTTGATATAACAGAGGCTGAAATAGTTGTTGCGGGTGGTAGAGGACTTGGAAAACCAGAAGGTTTTAAATTAATTGAAAAATTAGCTGAAAAATTAAATGGAGTAGTTGGTGCTTCAAGAGCTGTTGTTGATTCTGAATGGATTGATTCAAGTCATCAAGTAGGTCAAACTGGAAAAACAGTTAGACCAAAAATTTATATTGCTTGTGGAATTTCTGGAGCGATACAGCATATTGCTGGAATGAAAGATTCTGAATGTATTATTGCAATAAATAAAGATAAGTATGCACCTATATTTAAAGTTGCAGATTATGGTATAGTTGGGGATTTATATGAAGTTATTCCAGAATTAATAAAAGAATTAAATTGA
- a CDS encoding electron transfer flavoprotein subunit beta/FixA family protein: protein MNILVCIKQVPDTTELKIDPVKGTLIRTGVPSIMNYDDKAALEEALKLKDKFNAKVTVLSMGPIQAKEVIEEAIAMGADEGFLLSDRKFGGADTWATSTTLTAAIKKLGYFDIIFAGRQAIDGDTAQVGPQIAEKLNIPQITYVKNIEYMDNEFIVERELEDGYEVIKVSSPVLLTTIKQINKPRYMHIGRVVDVCAKDNIKVLTFEDIDIDERYIGLKGSPTQVKKSFTPEPKGEGKMVSGTIEEMVKDVVNELKEKHFI, encoded by the coding sequence ATGAATATACTAGTTTGTATAAAGCAAGTACCAGATACTACAGAATTAAAAATAGATCCAGTTAAAGGAACTTTAATAAGAACTGGTGTTCCAAGTATAATGAATTATGATGATAAAGCTGCTCTTGAAGAAGCTTTAAAGTTAAAAGATAAATTTAATGCAAAGGTTACTGTTTTATCAATGGGTCCAATACAAGCAAAAGAGGTTATTGAAGAAGCAATAGCAATGGGAGCAGATGAAGGATTTCTTTTGAGCGATAGAAAATTTGGTGGTGCTGATACATGGGCAACATCAACAACTTTAACAGCAGCAATTAAAAAATTAGGTTATTTTGATATTATATTTGCTGGAAGGCAGGCAATAGATGGGGATACAGCTCAAGTTGGTCCTCAAATAGCAGAAAAATTAAATATTCCACAAATAACTTATGTAAAGAATATTGAATATATGGATAATGAATTTATAGTTGAAAGAGAATTAGAAGATGGTTATGAAGTAATAAAAGTAAGTTCACCAGTTTTATTAACAACTATAAAACAAATAAATAAACCAAGGTACATGCATATTGGAAGAGTAGTTGATGTTTGTGCAAAAGACAATATAAAGGTTTTAACTTTTGAGGATATAGATATAGATGAAAGATATATTGGATTAAAAGGTTCACCAACGCAAGTAAAAAAGTCATTTACGCCTGAACCAAAAGGTGAGGGTAAGATGGTGAGTGGAACAATTGAAGAAATGGTAAAAGATGTTGTAAATGAATTAAAAGAAAAACACTTTATTTAA
- a CDS encoding acyl-CoA dehydrogenase, with translation MNFELTKQQKMIRQMVRELTEKDIKSRAAEIDETGRFPTESYELLKKYGLLGMTISKKYNGAGADELSYAITVEELSRYCATTGVICSAHNSLACWPIYKFGTEEQKEKYLKPLACGEKLGAFALTEPNAGTDAGAQQTKAIDDGDYWILNGSKIFITNGGQADTYIVFAMTDPSKGTRGISAFIVDRSTIGFEIGKIEHKMGIRGSATAELIFRDAKIPKNNLLGSLNKGFKIAMQTLDGGRIGIAAQALGIAQGAFDETVKYIKQREQFGRPIAKFQGVQFNIAEMKTKIEAARILVYKAANNKEKGKSYSVEAAMAKLFAAEVAMEVTTKAVQLHGGYGYTKDYCVERMMRDAKITEIYEGTSEVQKMVISANVLK, from the coding sequence TTGAACTTTGAATTAACAAAACAACAAAAAATGATAAGGCAAATGGTTAGAGAATTAACAGAAAAAGATATAAAATCTAGAGCTGCAGAAATAGATGAAACTGGAAGATTTCCAACAGAAAGTTATGAACTTTTAAAAAAGTATGGATTACTTGGAATGACAATTTCAAAAAAATATAATGGGGCAGGTGCAGATGAACTTAGTTATGCAATAACGGTTGAAGAATTATCTAGATATTGTGCAACTACTGGAGTTATTTGTTCTGCACATAACTCTCTTGCTTGTTGGCCTATATATAAATTTGGAACAGAAGAACAAAAAGAAAAATATCTAAAGCCTCTTGCTTGTGGAGAAAAATTAGGAGCTTTTGCTTTAACTGAACCAAATGCTGGAACGGATGCAGGGGCACAACAAACAAAAGCAATTGATGATGGTGATTATTGGATTTTAAATGGTTCAAAAATTTTTATAACTAATGGTGGACAAGCAGATACTTATATTGTATTTGCAATGACAGATCCTTCAAAAGGAACTAGAGGTATATCTGCATTTATTGTTGATAGAAGCACAATTGGTTTTGAAATAGGGAAAATAGAACATAAAATGGGAATAAGAGGTTCTGCAACGGCTGAATTAATATTTAGAGATGCTAAGATACCTAAAAATAATCTTCTCGGGTCATTAAATAAAGGGTTTAAAATTGCAATGCAAACTCTTGATGGTGGACGTATTGGGATTGCGGCACAAGCTCTTGGTATAGCTCAAGGAGCATTTGATGAAACAGTTAAGTATATAAAGCAAAGAGAACAATTTGGAAGACCTATAGCTAAGTTTCAAGGTGTTCAATTTAATATAGCAGAAATGAAGACGAAGATAGAGGCAGCAAGAATTTTAGTTTATAAAGCTGCAAATAATAAAGAAAAAGGTAAATCTTATTCAGTAGAAGCTGCAATGGCAAAGTTGTTTGCTGCGGAAGTTGCTATGGAAGTTACAACAAAAGCCGTTCAATTACATGGTGGATATGGTTATACAAAAGATTATTGTGTTGAAAGAATGATGAGAGATGCTAAGATAACTGAAATTTATGAAGGTACTTCTGAAGTTCAAAAAATGGTAATTTCAGCAAATGTTTTAAAATAA
- a CDS encoding type II CAAX prenyl endopeptidase Rce1 family protein, with translation MYIFLSLITITLIVYLKKFQNENSLLNYFKGSFVILLILLSVSEELTFRIVIPKSLSKVYNKDFFVYTAQALIDTIYGFFYSQKLFYPYLSDKDLNDPIILLDFIISYLISIFMYYSLKRTKNIYFVIFLQFLNIILLQLLTILAINFLAINS, from the coding sequence ATGTATATTTTCCTTTCATTAATAACTATTACATTGATAGTTTATTTAAAAAAATTTCAAAATGAAAACTCTTTATTAAATTATTTCAAAGGCAGTTTCGTTATTTTATTAATATTACTTTCAGTGTCAGAAGAATTAACCTTTAGAATCGTTATTCCTAAAAGTTTAAGCAAAGTATATAATAAAGATTTTTTTGTTTACACAGCTCAAGCACTTATAGACACAATTTATGGTTTTTTTTATTCACAAAAACTTTTTTATCCTTATTTATCAGATAAAGATTTAAATGATCCAATCATACTCTTAGATTTTATTATTAGTTATTTAATTTCAATATTTATGTATTACAGTTTAAAAAGAACAAAAAATATTTATTTTGTAATTTTCTTACAGTTTTTAAACATAATTTTACTTCAATTGCTAACTATTTTAGCCATTAATTTTTTAGCTATTAATTCGTAG
- a CDS encoding IS256 family transposase, producing the protein MGNVLQEIIKKMVRKGEIRTIKDIKELTKSLTGNLIQEVLEAELEDELGYGKYDREKKNTENSRNGYKKKNLKSSSGMIELKVPRDRKGEYEPKIVPKYSNDISEIEEKIISLYARGMTTRDISDQIMDLYGFEVSAELVSKITNKLMPVIKDWQERPLHEIYTFVFLDAIYFNVREDGRIGKKAAYVIIGVDIDGIKDVLGIYVGEVESAKFWMGVLNNLKNRGVKDILVASIEGLSGFEQAINATFPQTMIQRCIIHQIRNTLKYVPHKDRKEFAKDLKTIYTALDEKTGYDNLTNVINKWGDKYYASLRSWEKNWHLLSTFFQFSDGVRKIMYTTNIIESLNRQFRKATKTKSIFPNDDAVLKSLYLTTKNVTKKWTARYRNWSNVLNELSIFFNERITKYIYNS; encoded by the coding sequence ATGGGAAATGTACTACAGGAAATAATAAAGAAAATGGTAAGAAAAGGAGAAATCCGAACAATAAAGGATATAAAGGAGTTAACAAAATCACTGACAGGAAATCTGATCCAAGAAGTACTGGAAGCAGAACTCGAAGACGAGCTGGGCTATGGCAAGTATGACAGAGAAAAGAAAAATACAGAAAATTCAAGAAATGGCTACAAGAAGAAGAATTTAAAGAGTAGTAGCGGTATGATAGAGTTAAAGGTACCTCGAGACAGGAAGGGAGAATATGAACCCAAAATAGTTCCAAAGTATTCGAATGATATTTCAGAGATAGAGGAAAAAATAATAAGTTTGTACGCAAGAGGAATGACCACCAGGGATATATCTGATCAGATAATGGATTTGTACGGATTTGAAGTATCAGCTGAACTGGTGAGCAAGATAACAAATAAGCTTATGCCAGTAATAAAAGACTGGCAGGAAAGGCCATTACACGAAATATACACCTTCGTTTTCTTGGATGCAATATACTTCAACGTTAGAGAAGACGGAAGGATAGGAAAGAAGGCTGCTTATGTAATAATAGGTGTTGACATAGACGGAATTAAAGATGTGCTCGGGATATATGTTGGTGAAGTAGAAAGTGCCAAGTTTTGGATGGGAGTACTTAACAACCTCAAAAACAGAGGAGTTAAGGACATACTTGTAGCTTCAATAGAGGGTCTTTCTGGATTTGAGCAGGCTATAAATGCAACCTTCCCGCAAACTATGATACAAAGGTGCATAATCCACCAGATTAGAAACACCCTGAAATATGTTCCTCACAAGGATAGGAAAGAGTTCGCAAAGGATTTAAAGACAATCTATACAGCACTGGATGAAAAGACAGGCTATGATAATCTAACCAATGTAATAAACAAATGGGGAGACAAGTATTACGCTTCATTGAGGAGCTGGGAGAAAAATTGGCACCTATTATCCACCTTCTTTCAGTTCTCAGACGGGGTAAGGAAGATTATGTACACCACGAACATCATAGAGTCACTTAACAGGCAATTCAGGAAGGCTACCAAGACCAAATCAATATTCCCTAATGACGATGCTGTCCTTAAAAGTTTATACCTTACTACCAAAAACGTGACAAAAAAATGGACAGCACGTTATAGAAACTGGAGCAATGTCCTAAACGAATTATCCATCTTTTTTAATGAAAGAATTACAAAATATATCTATAATTCCTAA
- a CDS encoding helix-turn-helix domain-containing protein codes for MKLYTVDEVAKITGVSSYMVLKWVSEDKLKTVFKDNETFISEESLNEFQKNTNIKLLKPSESMKIFSMNKPNNKSENKQNTKNKKGVLELLEEYRKENNVMSPEEIESLFNSKK; via the coding sequence ATGAAATTATATACAGTTGATGAAGTAGCAAAAATTACAGGTGTATCGAGTTATATGGTTTTAAAATGGGTTTCAGAAGATAAATTAAAAACAGTTTTTAAAGATAATGAAACTTTTATAAGTGAAGAAAGTTTAAATGAATTTCAAAAAAATACTAATATTAAACTTTTAAAACCATCAGAATCTATGAAAATATTTTCCATGAATAAACCTAATAATAAATCTGAAAATAAACAAAATACAAAAAATAAAAAAGGTGTATTAGAATTATTAGAAGAGTATAGAAAAGAAAATAATGTTATGAGTCCAGAAGAAATTGAAAGTTTATTTAATTCTAAAAAATAA